TTTGGCACAATAGTTTCCCCTGCTGATAAATAATATCCGATCTTTATTGCTTCAAAATCTGTTGTAGATCCGAATCCTGGTGTTTGATATAAATCTTTTAAGTAGTTGAATATGTTAGAATATTCCTCAATTCTCTTTTTATTCGCAGAATATAATCCATAATAAACAACATCAAAACGAATCATAGTAGTATAGAAACGAATATCTGTTTCTGTTATTGTATTTCCATTGAAGTATCTTTGTTTAGATAGATGCTCCTCTACTACATCCATCATATCGAAGAATCTATCGAATGCCTCATCATATTTTTCTTGGTTTTCAGCAAATCCCATTCCATATACACCATCATTAATAGCTACGGCTAATTTTTCATTCCACTCATCGATTTGACCTGCAAGATGTTCAGGATATAAATCTATTCCATCTTTTTTATGTAGTTTTCTAAATACTGTTGCAAATTCGTGAAGTAACTCGGCCGATTCTTTTCTAACTACTTTTCCTGTAGTAACATCAACAAGCACCGGTACTGAGTATGGTCCTTCATAATCTGAATCACTATTTAAGTACACATCTTTAATTTTATATTGTTTTAAAACTGGATCTAGCCCATCTTTATCTAAGCTAAATTGCCATCCTTCTTCTCCACGGCGATAATCCAATGTTCCTAAACTAATAGCATCATCTAAACCTAGTATCTCTCTTGTTATAACCGCTCTATGTGCATACGGGCATAAAGGAGACCAGAATAATCTGTATCTTCCTTCCTCTATAGGTTGTTCCTCTGTTCCAAATGGTTTACTAAAAAATTTTTTCATGTGATTTTCTCCTTTTTAATTTTCTATAAATTTTTTTGCTTCTTCATAAATATACATAACATTCAAAGTATGTTCTTTTTGATCATTCATGAAATTAAAATCTTTATTATTAATGACTTCAACGAATTTTTTAAATTCAGCAAACATTCTGTGTGAATGAATATTTTTATTTTCATTTATGAAGTTATCTTTTGTCTGAATACTATAATTAGGAACTTCATTTGTAGGTCCAATAACTTTAATTATACCTTGATCACCTTGAATATTTACATAACTATTATTAAAAGTATCTTTCGCTGCTATGCATACTACTTTAAAGTTAGCATATTCTAATAGAAGAATACCCGAAGTATCAACATCATTAACAATATTTGGTGAATAATGTATTTTATTAGGTTTACCAAATAATCCAACTACAAAATGAATGTTATAAATATTTAAATCACCGAGTACTCCCCCACCTTTACTTTTATCAAACACTGGTGCTATAACTCCATTTTTAAATGCTTCATATCTTGAAGAAAGTTGAGAAAAATTACATTCAACAAGTCTTATTTCTCCAATATTATCAATATTTTCTTTTATATCAAGATAATTTTTCTGGTATTGATTTGTTATTGCTTCTATTAAAATCAATCCTCTAGCTTCAGCAATTTCAAACAATTCTACAGCTTCATCATACTTTAACGTAAAAGGTTTTTCACAAATAACATTTTTACCAGCTTCTAGAGCCTTCTTAGCAACTGTATAATGTAAATTATTTGGAACTGCAACATAAATCGTATCAATCGCTTTATTTTCCAGACAAAAATCAATATCAGTATATATTTCTTTAATATTATATTTGTTTTGTAATTCTTTTAAATTTTCAATATTTCTAGCTGCTATAGCTTCTAATTTAATTTCTGGAATTTCATGAGCAAAAGATAAGAAATCTTTCACTATCATTCCAGAACCAATAATTCCTAATTTCATGTTTTCCTCCAAATTACTGTGTATCCTTTAATTATATCTTTATAAACTTACACTAGCAACTTTTCTGCATAAAAAAAGGAATCATGAGCTTTAAGCTCATGACCCTTCTCATCAGTCCTAAATTTTGGAGACACTAAAAAACCTAAGGAATGGAGTCCTTAGGTCTTTACTCTATG
This is a stretch of genomic DNA from Gemella haemolysans. It encodes these proteins:
- a CDS encoding glutathione S-transferase C-terminal domain-containing protein; its protein translation is MKKFFSKPFGTEEQPIEEGRYRLFWSPLCPYAHRAVITREILGLDDAISLGTLDYRRGEEGWQFSLDKDGLDPVLKQYKIKDVYLNSDSDYEGPYSVPVLVDVTTGKVVRKESAELLHEFATVFRKLHKKDGIDLYPEHLAGQIDEWNEKLAVAINDGVYGMGFAENQEKYDEAFDRFFDMMDVVEEHLSKQRYFNGNTITETDIRFYTTMIRFDVVYYGLYSANKKRIEEYSNIFNYLKDLYQTPGFGSTTDFEAIKIGYYLSAGETIVPKGPEVDKWNQSHDRARFE
- a CDS encoding Gfo/Idh/MocA family protein, yielding MKLGIIGSGMIVKDFLSFAHEIPEIKLEAIAARNIENLKELQNKYNIKEIYTDIDFCLENKAIDTIYVAVPNNLHYTVAKKALEAGKNVICEKPFTLKYDEAVELFEIAEARGLILIEAITNQYQKNYLDIKENIDNIGEIRLVECNFSQLSSRYEAFKNGVIAPVFDKSKGGGVLGDLNIYNIHFVVGLFGKPNKIHYSPNIVNDVDTSGILLLEYANFKVVCIAAKDTFNNSYVNIQGDQGIIKVIGPTNEVPNYSIQTKDNFINENKNIHSHRMFAEFKKFVEVINNKDFNFMNDQKEHTLNVMYIYEEAKKFIEN